The proteins below are encoded in one region of Casimicrobium huifangae:
- the pgsA gene encoding CDP-diacylglycerol--glycerol-3-phosphate 3-phosphatidyltransferase, translating to MSLNIPTTLTWIRIALIPAFVGVYYLPHDWLTPTQQNWTGAWIFTIAAITDWADGFAARRLKQSSAFGAFLDPVADKLMVAAALLLLVQMKRADAVLAFIIVGREIAISALREWMAKIGQAKSVAVNTVGKLKTTAQLTALIALLLYEPFFPGIPTPLLGNVALWVAAGLTVWSMFYYLKLAWPHLSKPQPLIEDRDDVR from the coding sequence ATGTCCCTCAATATCCCGACCACGCTGACCTGGATACGCATTGCGCTGATCCCCGCGTTCGTGGGCGTCTACTACTTGCCGCATGACTGGCTGACGCCGACGCAGCAGAACTGGACCGGGGCATGGATCTTCACCATTGCAGCCATTACTGATTGGGCGGATGGTTTCGCGGCGCGTCGGCTGAAGCAATCGAGCGCCTTCGGGGCTTTTCTCGATCCGGTCGCGGACAAGTTGATGGTCGCTGCAGCGTTGCTGCTGCTGGTACAGATGAAGCGCGCCGACGCCGTGCTGGCGTTCATCATTGTCGGTCGTGAAATCGCAATCTCCGCACTTCGCGAGTGGATGGCAAAGATCGGGCAGGCGAAGAGTGTGGCCGTGAATACCGTCGGCAAGCTGAAGACGACCGCACAGCTCACCGCGTTGATCGCGCTGCTGCTGTATGAGCCGTTCTTCCCCGGCATTCCCACGCCATTGCTCGGCAATGTGGCGCTTTGGGTGGCGGCCGGTCTGACGGTGTGGTCAATGTTTTATTACCTCAAGCTCGCCTGGCCGCATCTGAGCAAGCCGCAGCCGCTGATTGAAGATCGCGACGATGTGCGATAG